The following is a genomic window from Spirosoma foliorum.
GAAGTACAACGACATGGTGGCCTATTTACAGGACCCCGATAAAATTGCGCTCACCGAGTCGGTTATTCTGCCCAGCTTTTTAAGTCAAGCCATTCAGGCATTGGACCTGACCGAACAGTTTATAGAACAGAATTAAGCTTGTCATAAAAAATCTATGATACAATCCGTTCGAGAAACTTTCAACCAAGCTTTTAGCCCGGAAACTTACCGGGCTTTTTTGGATAAAATAAACGCTGATCTGCCCGATCAACTCGATTTTCGTGTAGCCGAAACGCCTGTTTTTGTACCGAAAATACTGACAGACAAGCTTCTGCAAGCTTGCGATGACATTGTCAGCGTGATTACCCGTGATGACTTCAAAAAGCTGACTGAAAAAGCGATTCCAGATGGTCAGGAAGTCCCGAACGAAGATGCACATACCCAGTTTCTGGCGGTCGATTTTGCCGTCTGTAAAGATGAACACGGAGAACTGACGCCCCAACTTATTGAACTACAGGGCTTCCCGTCACTATACGGGTTTCAGCCTTATGTAGCCAATCTTTTCCGTACGATTTATGCCATTCCTGATAATCTATCACATTTGTTCAACGTCGATACGAATGCGGAATATCTGGAACAACTCCGTCAAATGATCGTGGGTGATTGCCAGCCCGAAGAAGTCATTTTACTGGAAATCTATCCCGAAAAGCAAAAAACACGCATTGACTTTGTCCTGACAGAACAGGCGCTGGGCGTTGCACCCGTCTGCCTGACTAAAATCAGAAAAGAAGGGCGTGCGCTGTTTTACGAAAAGGATGGTCGGCAAATACGAATCAAGCGCATTTACAACCGCCTGATTTTTGACGACTTACAGAATTTTCCTGACTTAAAAAGCGACTTTCATCTCACCGATGATGTGGATGTGGAATGGGTGGGTCATCCAAACTGGTTTTTCCGAGTCAGCAAGTACACGCTTCCATTGCTAAAAAGCCCGTACGTTCCTGCCAGTTATTATCTGTCGGATTTGAGTGAATATCCGGCTGATTTAGAAAATTACGTTCTAAAACCGCTGTTCTCTTTCGCTGGTAGCGGTGTTAAACTGAACATCACCACGGCCGATCTCGATGCTATTCCAGCCAATCAGCGCGATGGGTATCTGCTTCAGCGAAAGGTGAAATACGAGCCCGTTATTCAGTCGCTGGATGGTTTGGTGAAGTGCGAGATTCGAATGCTGTTTATCTGGCCTAAAGAAGACCCAAAACCAACGCTAATTACAAACCTTAGTCGCCTGAGTCGGGGCGAAATGATTGGGGTTAACTTCAACAAAAACAAAGACTGGGTCGGTGGTTCAGTCTGCTTCTTTGAAAAGTAATAAATGGTGTTTGGTTTGAGGTATTCGGTTTACGGTGGTTTGTCGCTAGCCGGGTCACTGTAAACCGAATACCTCAAACCGTAAACCTTTATGAAAGACATACTCCCTTCCGAAAAATCCTTTTTTGACCTTACTGGAAAAGTCGCCATCATTACCGGGGCTAGTAAAGGCATCGGTGAAGACATGGTCCGTGTGTTTGCCCGGTTTGGTGCAAAGGTTGTGATTAGCAGCCGGAAACAAGATGCCTGTGATGCCCTCGCCAACGACATCAAAGCTCAGGGGGGCGAGGCAACCGGCATTGCTGCCCACGTTGGTGATATGGTCCAGCTTCAGCAGCTAGTCGACAAGACGATTGCAACCTACGGCGGCATTGATATTCTGGTCAACAATGCAGCGTCAAACCCTGTTTTTGGTCCTTCGCTCGATTGCGATGGTGCGGCTTTCGACAAAATCATGCAAGCCAACGTAAAGGCTCCTTTTGAGCTAAGCAAACTCTGCTATCCCAGCATGAAAGCCCGTGGAGGTGGCAGCATTATTATGATCAGCAGCATTGCAGGTCACACGCCCGACCCTGGTTTGGGCATGTACAGCGTCAGCAAAGCGTCCTTGAATATGCTCACCAAAGTACTGGCGAAGGAATGGGGCACTGACGGTATCCGCGTGAATGCCATTTGTCCCGGCCTGATCAAAACCAAGTTCAGTCAGGCACTCTGGCAGGACGAAAAAACGCTGGCTCGCTTCACCAAACATATTCCCATTGCCCGTATGGGTACCACCGACGAAATCAGCCCATTGGCGCTCTTTCTGGCCTCCGATGCCTCATCGTATAGCACCGGAAGCTTGTTCTATGCCGACGGGGGGGACTGTGATTTGAGTAAGGTGATTTCCCTTTACAAACTACATACATTAGTAAGATTCGTATTCATAAGTAGTTTCAGAGGTACCATCGCGTAGCGCAATCTTGCTTAATAAGCCATTGGTATCATAAGTGTAAAGTCTGGTACTTTCTATGACGTTATTCTTGCTGAAGGTGCTGACATCAGGGCTTCCTATAATTAACCCGTAAAACGGATTGGGTTTATCATCGTATTGAAGTACCTGACTAGTCGTATAGGTATTATAACCGTTGTAATGGGTTGGTCTATCGGTACGCTTTACCTCAACCACATTACCTGCGCTATACGTATACTCTTGAGTAAAGTCAAGCTCTGGGTCAAATTGAGATCCATCGTTAATTTTCGTGTCTATTTTTACGGGAAACACTGTGCTTCCATACGTTAGCTTACTATCTTCCTGAAGAAATGGATGGGCAGGATCGGACTTGAAAACTTTATATTTTTTTATAGCAACGATATTGCTGTTAGCATCATAGTCATACGTCGTTCTGTAGTAAAAAGTAAGGACGGGGTTGTTGTTGGTGGGTTCTATCAGGTTTTCTATTTGTGATAATCTGCCCTGACTATCATATTCCATAGTCGTCCGGCCAAATGCATAAGAGGTTACAGTAGGTATAACCGTATTGTCGATTATACTCATTAAGCGGCCACTATCGTCATAATTATACATGCTATAGGAATAGGACGTTGAGGTCGACGATGTATAGGTAACTTTTTTTTAGCCGAAATCGCGGAGCTGCTGGAATTCGGTGATCTTCGCAGGATGTAAGTGTTACAAACAGTGCTAAAATACTAAGACAAATGCTAAAGTTGAGTCGCATACAATAGGTGTTTAACTGGTGAAACCATCAGACGTTGTTTAGCTATATAGGCGTAGGTACAAAAAGGAAAGTCGTTGTAAATAAAATTTTTGGTCCTATTTTGCCTATAGTTGGTCCATTCGTCGGCCCAGTTAAGTAAGTACACCTATGCAACCTCCCATTGAAACGCGTGAAGTCTGGCTCCGCGGTCCTTTATCTAATATACCGCCCCTCGTTCAACCCATAGCGCACGCGCTGATGCAGGCTCGCGAAGAGGTAAGCGCCCTGATGCACGATTTTCCAGAACATTTGCTTTGGGAACGGCCCGCAAACGTAGC
Proteins encoded in this region:
- a CDS encoding SDR family NAD(P)-dependent oxidoreductase; the protein is MKDILPSEKSFFDLTGKVAIITGASKGIGEDMVRVFARFGAKVVISSRKQDACDALANDIKAQGGEATGIAAHVGDMVQLQQLVDKTIATYGGIDILVNNAASNPVFGPSLDCDGAAFDKIMQANVKAPFELSKLCYPSMKARGGGSIIMISSIAGHTPDPGLGMYSVSKASLNMLTKVLAKEWGTDGIRVNAICPGLIKTKFSQALWQDEKTLARFTKHIPIARMGTTDEISPLALFLASDASSYSTGSLFYADGGDCDLSKVISLYKLHTLVRFVFISSFRGTIA